The Acidicapsa ligni genome has a window encoding:
- the gltX gene encoding glutamate--tRNA ligase — protein sequence MPELDSSSAPTIRVRVAPSPTGDPHVGTAYIGLINYVYARQRGGKFVLRIEDTDRARFVATSEQMIFDALHWCGLTWDEGPDVGGPYGPYRQSERTEIYREHADLLMANGSAYRCFCTADELEAARKQQIAAKLPPRYSGTCRNLSAEQIEENLAAGKPFVIRMKVPLEGSTTFKDELRGDITFEHTNVDDQVLLKSDGFPTYHLANVVDDHLMRITDVIRAEEWISSTPKHVLLYQAFGWPAPRFWHMPLLRNQDKSKISKRKNPVSLVYYRQAGFLPEAVLNFLGLLGGGMPNDINGGTEKFTLAEMEQHFDVKNIRLGGPVFDLTKLKWLNGEYIRALAPADFYAVLRSTVLSDAYLSEIAPLIQTRVETLGQFGDLTNFFFADNILPTPEVFVPKKRTLEETLPFAADQLAVLEATDWTVEALEAALKKLGEEKLWSVKENFMLLRAIVTGSTMSTPLLESLIVFGKARTLDRVRRFGETQKKLASQKK from the coding sequence ATGCCTGAACTTGATTCTTCTTCTGCGCCGACTATTCGTGTTCGCGTTGCTCCTTCGCCTACCGGCGACCCGCATGTTGGAACCGCATACATTGGCCTGATCAACTACGTCTATGCACGACAGCGTGGGGGCAAGTTCGTTCTTCGCATCGAGGACACGGACCGCGCACGCTTTGTAGCCACGAGCGAGCAGATGATCTTCGATGCACTGCATTGGTGCGGGCTTACGTGGGATGAAGGTCCGGACGTGGGTGGTCCCTACGGGCCTTATCGTCAGTCGGAGCGCACGGAGATCTATCGTGAACACGCCGATCTGCTAATGGCAAACGGCAGCGCGTATCGGTGCTTCTGCACGGCCGATGAACTCGAAGCCGCTCGCAAGCAACAGATTGCAGCCAAGCTGCCACCGCGCTACTCGGGCACATGCCGCAATCTATCTGCTGAGCAGATCGAGGAAAATCTTGCGGCTGGAAAGCCTTTTGTCATTCGCATGAAGGTGCCCCTTGAAGGATCGACCACGTTCAAGGATGAGCTGCGCGGCGATATCACTTTCGAGCACACCAATGTCGATGACCAGGTGCTGTTGAAGTCGGATGGGTTCCCTACTTACCATCTGGCGAATGTTGTCGATGACCATCTCATGCGCATCACGGATGTGATACGTGCGGAGGAGTGGATTTCTTCTACTCCCAAACATGTTCTGCTGTACCAGGCTTTTGGCTGGCCTGCGCCACGCTTCTGGCATATGCCGCTGCTGCGCAATCAGGACAAGTCGAAGATTTCGAAGCGCAAGAATCCTGTCTCGCTGGTCTACTATCGGCAGGCTGGTTTTCTACCCGAGGCTGTGCTGAACTTCCTGGGACTTCTGGGCGGTGGAATGCCAAACGACATCAATGGCGGGACAGAAAAATTCACGCTGGCAGAGATGGAGCAGCACTTCGATGTGAAGAATATCCGGCTGGGCGGGCCGGTGTTTGATCTCACCAAACTCAAGTGGTTGAACGGCGAATATATCCGTGCACTCGCTCCTGCTGACTTTTACGCGGTGCTTCGCTCTACGGTGCTCTCCGATGCTTATCTCTCTGAGATTGCGCCGTTGATACAGACTCGTGTTGAGACGCTGGGGCAGTTTGGCGACCTGACAAACTTTTTCTTTGCAGACAACATTCTTCCGACGCCTGAGGTGTTTGTTCCGAAGAAGCGCACGCTGGAGGAAACTCTCCCGTTCGCTGCGGATCAGCTTGCGGTGCTTGAGGCCACTGACTGGACAGTTGAGGCACTCGAAGCTGCGCTGAAAAAGTTGGGCGAAGAAAAGCTGTGGTCGGTCAAGGAAAACTTCATGCTGCTGCGCGCAATTGTGACAGGCAGCACGATGAGCACTCCACTGCTTGAGAGTCTGATTGTGTTTGGTAAGGCGCGTACGCTTGATCGGGTCCGGCGCTTTGGTGAGACGCAGAAGAAGCTGGCTTCTCAGAAGAAGTGA
- a CDS encoding amidohydrolase family protein: MSFMTRTLLRISSVCVGVLTLAFDCGAASPQVQLPKPNSTPPLVLAGGTVIDVTEWGHSANDLQDAVIYIRDGRITAVGPRSALPIPKGSRVIDCTGKFLIPGLIDGFAGMSSQGEASANLYMGVTTVVASSDERRGHIDQHASPTPHLYLLDSIGSTDDWSLLINRPAWATKLKDINGRSVELNPDDTAHQLADTAKLGTRVLWLGHNLTAANTQWIIEHAHQLGLITYGEFVSTPYRVGIQAGVDALLHMSRYELGVIPDELQQPLVDDPEGSASRTAYGYSERLPPTDFHLHDYARFLAGHRTALMPTFSIYYLRLPNHRNLWKEPAAQLLDPTIPESATDPRVDPETGELIYPLATWTRHLPTSTQRWMEDGMRRKADQQADRLWAINQTIFAAYPHYLAASGTPAMGTMAGISMHTELELMVRLGLSPREALAAATNNYADQFNWHELGQIAPGRRADILVLDGDPTTNIWNARRISTLLVDGNEIDRESLLKK; the protein is encoded by the coding sequence ATGTCATTCATGACGCGAACATTGCTGCGAATATCGTCTGTCTGCGTCGGGGTCCTCACCCTGGCTTTTGACTGCGGCGCCGCGTCCCCTCAAGTACAGCTCCCAAAACCAAATTCAACACCACCGCTGGTTCTGGCTGGCGGCACGGTAATCGATGTCACCGAGTGGGGCCACTCGGCCAATGATCTTCAGGATGCCGTTATCTACATCCGCGACGGCCGCATCACCGCCGTCGGCCCACGAAGTGCACTTCCCATCCCCAAGGGATCGCGAGTCATCGATTGCACCGGCAAATTTCTTATTCCCGGCCTGATCGATGGTTTCGCAGGCATGAGCAGCCAGGGCGAAGCCAGCGCCAATCTCTACATGGGTGTAACCACTGTCGTCGCCAGCTCCGATGAACGCCGTGGCCACATAGACCAGCACGCCAGCCCAACTCCCCATCTTTATCTCCTCGATAGCATAGGCTCCACCGATGACTGGAGCCTGCTGATCAATCGTCCAGCCTGGGCCACCAAGCTCAAAGACATCAATGGACGCTCCGTCGAACTCAACCCCGACGACACCGCGCATCAGCTCGCAGACACCGCCAAACTCGGGACTCGCGTCCTCTGGCTGGGCCACAACCTCACGGCAGCCAACACGCAATGGATCATCGAGCACGCCCATCAACTCGGCCTCATCACCTACGGCGAGTTCGTTTCGACTCCCTACAGAGTAGGTATCCAGGCAGGCGTTGACGCGCTACTCCACATGAGCCGCTACGAGTTGGGCGTCATCCCGGACGAACTTCAGCAGCCCCTTGTGGACGATCCTGAAGGCTCCGCCAGCCGCACCGCCTATGGATACTCCGAGCGGCTTCCGCCGACCGACTTTCACCTGCACGACTACGCAAGATTTCTCGCTGGCCATCGCACCGCATTGATGCCGACCTTCAGCATCTACTACCTGCGCCTACCCAATCACCGCAACCTCTGGAAGGAACCAGCAGCACAACTTCTCGATCCCACCATCCCCGAGTCTGCAACCGATCCCAGAGTAGATCCCGAGACCGGCGAGCTGATCTATCCTCTGGCCACGTGGACACGGCATCTGCCCACTTCAACACAACGCTGGATGGAAGACGGCATGCGCCGCAAAGCAGACCAACAGGCGGACAGATTGTGGGCAATCAATCAGACTATATTTGCGGCCTATCCCCACTATCTCGCAGCCAGCGGAACACCGGCAATGGGCACGATGGCCGGTATCTCCATGCACACAGAGCTGGAGCTGATGGTGCGCCTCGGTCTATCTCCTCGAGAGGCTCTCGCCGCAGCGACAAATAACTACGCGGACCAATTCAACTGGCATGAATTAGGCCAGATTGCTCCCGGCAGACGCGCTGATATTCTCGTTCTCGACGGCGACCCCACTACCAACATCTGGAACGCCCGCCGCATCAGCACCCTGCTGGTTGATGGCAACGAAATCGATCGCGAATCACTGCTTAAGAAATAG
- the dxs gene encoding 1-deoxy-D-xylulose-5-phosphate synthase, producing the protein MATLLDTIQSARDIRRLSYAQLEQLAVEIREFLIQKLSRTGGHLGPNLGVVELSMALHYVFNTPEDKITMDVSHQSYIHKILTGRRAQFDTIRQPGGLNGFMLRTESEHDAYGAGHAGTALSAALGMAVARDLSGGKNHVIALAGDAAFTNGISYEALNNIAEQTKRLIIVLNDNEWSIDRNVGAIAGYFHRIVTNERYKHLHDSASRLLERFGGKTVAHVARKAEEAAKGILWPSMFFEEFGLKYYGPIDGHNLPLLIETFKFLKTEDRPVLLHVLTQKGKGFQPALDGQKKFHGLGPYDPETGETKQAGQVTYSEVFANTLVQLADEDEKIVAITAAMPNGTALDLFRPHHPKRYFDVGIAEEHAVVFAAGMATQGFKPVCAIYSTFLQRAFDPIVHDVCLQKLPVLFCMDRAGLSGDDGPTHHGLFDISYLRGIPDIVLMAPKDEDELADMMLTALQIPGPSAIRYPRGVVTGVERKPHPVALPIGKAEVLSDSPNIGADVAIFGLGPMIALAEDLARRLDEEGFSSAVINPRFVKPLDLDLIEYYARRVTAFVTFEDHVKMGGFGSAILEALSQLGLSVPVVSIGWPDHFIEHGKVDQLRERYGLTAQAALAALQPYLASLRHRTRIAI; encoded by the coding sequence ATGGCAACGTTGCTCGATACAATCCAATCGGCGCGCGACATCAGGCGCCTCTCGTATGCTCAACTAGAGCAACTTGCCGTCGAAATCCGCGAGTTCCTGATTCAGAAGCTCTCCCGCACAGGTGGTCACCTCGGCCCCAATCTCGGCGTTGTCGAGCTATCGATGGCTCTGCATTACGTCTTCAACACCCCTGAAGACAAAATCACCATGGATGTAAGCCACCAGTCCTACATTCATAAGATTCTCACCGGTCGCCGAGCACAGTTCGATACCATCCGACAACCAGGCGGCCTGAACGGCTTCATGCTGCGTACCGAGAGCGAGCATGACGCCTACGGAGCAGGCCACGCAGGCACCGCACTCTCCGCAGCACTCGGCATGGCAGTAGCGCGCGACCTATCCGGCGGCAAGAATCATGTAATCGCTCTCGCCGGCGATGCAGCTTTCACCAACGGTATCTCCTACGAAGCGCTCAACAACATCGCCGAACAAACCAAGCGCCTCATCATCGTCCTCAATGACAATGAGTGGTCGATCGATCGCAACGTCGGAGCCATCGCCGGCTACTTCCACCGCATCGTCACCAACGAGCGCTACAAGCATCTGCACGATTCCGCGTCCAGGTTGCTCGAACGCTTCGGCGGCAAGACCGTCGCCCATGTAGCGCGTAAAGCCGAAGAAGCAGCCAAAGGCATCCTCTGGCCCTCCATGTTCTTCGAAGAGTTCGGCCTCAAGTATTACGGTCCCATCGACGGCCACAATCTACCGCTGCTCATCGAGACCTTCAAGTTCCTCAAGACTGAGGACAGACCAGTCCTTCTCCATGTCCTCACGCAAAAAGGCAAAGGCTTCCAACCCGCACTCGACGGACAGAAGAAGTTCCATGGCCTCGGACCCTACGATCCAGAAACCGGCGAGACCAAGCAAGCCGGTCAGGTCACCTACTCCGAAGTCTTCGCCAACACACTCGTGCAGCTCGCCGACGAAGATGAAAAAATAGTGGCCATTACCGCAGCCATGCCCAACGGCACCGCGCTCGATCTTTTCCGTCCGCATCACCCCAAGCGCTACTTCGACGTAGGCATCGCCGAGGAGCACGCAGTCGTCTTTGCCGCCGGAATGGCCACGCAGGGATTCAAGCCAGTCTGCGCCATCTACTCGACTTTCCTGCAGCGTGCCTTCGATCCCATCGTCCATGATGTCTGCCTGCAAAAGCTCCCCGTCCTCTTCTGCATGGACCGTGCAGGTCTCTCCGGAGACGATGGCCCCACGCATCACGGTCTCTTCGACATCAGCTATCTCCGCGGTATCCCCGACATCGTCCTCATGGCTCCCAAAGATGAAGATGAACTCGCAGACATGATGCTCACCGCGCTCCAGATTCCCGGTCCCAGCGCCATCCGTTATCCACGCGGCGTTGTCACCGGAGTAGAACGAAAGCCACATCCAGTAGCACTTCCCATCGGCAAAGCAGAAGTCCTTTCCGACAGCCCGAACATCGGTGCGGATGTAGCCATCTTCGGCCTTGGCCCCATGATCGCTCTGGCCGAGGATCTTGCCAGACGTCTCGATGAAGAAGGATTCTCGTCCGCCGTCATCAATCCCCGCTTCGTCAAGCCTCTCGACCTTGATCTGATTGAGTACTACGCCCGGCGCGTCACCGCCTTCGTCACCTTTGAAGATCACGTCAAGATGGGTGGCTTCGGCTCAGCTATCCTCGAAGCCCTCAGCCAACTTGGACTGAGTGTTCCAGTCGTCAGCATCGGCTGGCCAGACCACTTCATTGAGCACGGCAAAGTGGATCAGCTACGCGAGCGTTACGGCCTCACCGCGCAGGCTGCGTTGGCCGCACTCCAGCCATATCTCGCCTCTTTGCGACATCGCACAAGAATTGCCATCTGA
- a CDS encoding YybH family protein yields MQTVRLFSIALILLITFGFHSRMANGQVLSADGQSATPNALADSTVKPGKAILFDLEAQFAKATAEGGGKAFATWFAEDGVSLGNGQAAVHGRDAIAKQATWSPKDYQLVWTPTDAEMSATGDMGYTWGHYEGRSHDADGNSKVTSGRYLTIWRKQPDGSWKVVLDASSDEPAGADDCCKLPPGE; encoded by the coding sequence ATGCAGACTGTTCGCCTATTTTCGATTGCACTTATCTTGTTGATTACATTTGGCTTTCATAGCCGGATGGCAAACGGACAAGTTTTGTCTGCCGATGGGCAGAGTGCTACTCCCAATGCTCTGGCAGACAGTACGGTAAAGCCTGGGAAAGCTATCCTCTTCGATCTGGAGGCCCAGTTTGCAAAGGCCACAGCGGAAGGCGGCGGCAAGGCTTTCGCCACCTGGTTTGCCGAGGATGGTGTATCGCTGGGAAATGGGCAGGCGGCAGTTCATGGGCGGGATGCGATTGCGAAACAGGCTACCTGGTCTCCTAAGGATTATCAACTGGTGTGGACTCCCACAGATGCTGAGATGAGCGCGACGGGCGATATGGGCTATACCTGGGGGCATTACGAAGGGCGCAGTCATGATGCCGATGGTAACTCAAAAGTAACTAGCGGACGTTACCTGACTATCTGGCGCAAACAGCCGGATGGGAGCTGGAAAGTCGTTCTGGATGCGAGTAGTGATGAACCGGCGGGGGCGGACGACTGCTGCAAGTTGCCTCCGGGGGAATAA
- a CDS encoding PAS domain S-box protein has protein sequence MSAVQDKTRTERRTIPRGPEAEVFNLTPDPALEELVRLASVLSGADYAYLSWIDSGELWFKATHGFLNRERVLPSSICHWVVQHGEPLLLKDAAGDPRFPNEGIELEHALPCRSYLSVPLIGPGNQAVGTLSVLAIEENRFSQEHVNLINILARQAVTRVELYSRIAAQDQAQRSRQRLEHALAIERNFVAATLDSIPALVAVLDTAGRMVRFNQPCEDLTGLQLADVAGRPFVEEVLTEREARGWASDKVRQAAAGQVAGPYENLWRTAQGAPRRVSWTLRPLMGLSGEVQYLIVSGQDVTSQRQAEQALLTSETRYRHVVENSLGFVFTCSLGGRLTSLNTFTAESLGYEVDELMGKALSDLLSKAAQQTFAESLKTIIKTGEFQGTIPILGKDGGVRRIAFRSRRMDLAGSASFVLTHGMDVTDQHEAEDELNLVRRQQELILAALDDGIYGMDMEGRLTFANPAAAKLLGYTGEEMQGQDIHDLIHYSHADGTKHSQVNCPISLGLKRREAIRIHDDVFWRKDGTTIPVEYVASPLIDEGQIAGMVVAFQDVSERRRLERMKDEFISTVSHELRTPLTSLRASLGLISSGSLDKRPEKQKQMLEVAIDNCDRLVRLVNDILDFDRVERGGMPLHREVLPAGDLLRRAADVQNETALKAQITFRFDAPAKVLVNVDQERILQVLSELVSNAIKFSPPQTIVKLSAKAVENDEICVVIEDQGRGIPRDKLDMIFERFQQGDASDSRALGGTGLGLAICRRIVQQHGGKIWAESGTGKGSRFLFTLPAGSSEIATAS, from the coding sequence ATGTCTGCAGTTCAAGATAAAACCCGAACCGAACGCCGAACTATACCCCGGGGCCCTGAGGCGGAGGTTTTTAACCTCACTCCAGACCCTGCGTTGGAGGAATTGGTTCGACTTGCATCGGTACTTTCGGGAGCAGACTACGCCTATCTGAGCTGGATCGATTCCGGTGAGCTTTGGTTCAAGGCTACGCATGGATTTCTAAATCGGGAACGGGTTCTGCCATCGAGCATTTGCCATTGGGTGGTGCAGCATGGGGAACCTCTATTGCTCAAAGATGCTGCTGGCGACCCGCGTTTTCCGAATGAGGGGATTGAACTGGAGCATGCGCTTCCCTGCCGTTCTTACCTGAGCGTACCGCTTATCGGGCCGGGAAATCAGGCGGTTGGAACGCTGTCGGTACTGGCGATTGAAGAGAATCGCTTCAGCCAGGAGCATGTGAATCTGATCAATATTCTTGCCCGGCAGGCAGTGACTCGGGTTGAGCTTTATAGCCGCATAGCGGCACAGGATCAGGCGCAGCGCTCGCGGCAGCGGCTGGAACATGCGCTGGCCATCGAACGCAACTTTGTGGCGGCTACCCTGGATTCGATTCCTGCGCTGGTTGCAGTGCTGGACACCGCGGGTCGGATGGTTCGATTTAATCAGCCATGCGAAGACCTGACGGGGCTGCAGCTGGCGGATGTTGCGGGCAGGCCATTTGTCGAGGAAGTACTGACGGAGCGCGAGGCTCGCGGCTGGGCCAGCGATAAGGTGCGACAGGCGGCGGCGGGACAGGTGGCTGGTCCTTATGAGAATCTCTGGCGCACGGCGCAGGGAGCGCCTCGCCGGGTGAGTTGGACGCTTCGTCCGTTGATGGGGTTGAGCGGCGAGGTGCAATACCTGATCGTGAGCGGCCAGGATGTGACCAGTCAGCGTCAGGCAGAGCAGGCTCTGCTGACCAGTGAGACGCGCTATCGGCATGTTGTCGAGAATAGCCTGGGGTTCGTCTTTACCTGCTCGCTGGGGGGACGGCTGACCTCACTCAATACCTTTACTGCCGAGAGTCTTGGCTATGAGGTGGACGAGTTGATGGGCAAAGCTCTTTCCGACCTGCTTAGCAAGGCTGCTCAACAGACTTTTGCCGAGAGTCTGAAGACGATTATCAAGACGGGCGAATTTCAGGGCACTATTCCCATCCTGGGCAAGGATGGAGGCGTACGCAGAATTGCTTTTCGCAGCCGGCGTATGGATCTGGCCGGCAGTGCATCGTTTGTGCTGACGCATGGGATGGATGTAACGGACCAGCATGAAGCGGAAGACGAGCTGAACCTTGTGCGACGCCAGCAGGAGTTGATCCTGGCGGCCCTCGATGATGGCATTTATGGAATGGACATGGAGGGTAGACTGACCTTCGCCAATCCTGCAGCGGCCAAGCTGCTTGGTTATACCGGTGAGGAAATGCAGGGTCAGGACATTCACGATTTGATTCATTACAGCCACGCGGACGGCACTAAGCATTCCCAGGTGAATTGCCCCATTTCACTCGGGCTGAAACGTCGCGAGGCTATACGCATTCATGATGATGTGTTCTGGCGAAAAGATGGCACGACGATCCCTGTTGAATATGTTGCGAGTCCACTGATTGATGAAGGGCAGATCGCCGGTATGGTTGTAGCATTCCAGGATGTCTCTGAACGGCGACGCCTTGAGCGGATGAAGGACGAGTTCATCTCAACGGTCAGCCATGAGTTGCGCACACCGCTTACTTCGCTGCGCGCGTCGCTAGGCCTGATCTCGTCTGGATCGTTGGACAAGCGGCCCGAAAAGCAGAAGCAGATGCTGGAAGTGGCGATTGACAACTGTGACAGGCTAGTCCGGCTGGTGAACGATATTCTGGACTTTGACAGGGTGGAGCGAGGCGGTATGCCGCTGCATCGTGAGGTTCTGCCAGCGGGCGATTTGCTGCGACGGGCTGCCGATGTTCAAAACGAGACTGCACTCAAAGCGCAGATTACCTTCCGCTTCGATGCGCCGGCCAAGGTGCTGGTGAATGTGGATCAAGAGCGCATCCTGCAGGTGCTGTCGGAACTGGTTTCGAACGCCATCAAATTTTCGCCGCCACAAACGATCGTGAAATTGAGCGCGAAAGCGGTGGAGAATGACGAAATCTGCGTTGTGATCGAGGACCAGGGGCGCGGAATTCCGCGGGACAAGCTGGATATGATCTTCGAGCGCTTTCAGCAGGGCGACGCGTCCGATTCGCGGGCACTGGGTGGAACGGGGTTGGGTCTGGCGATTTGTCGCCGCATTGTGCAACAGCACGGCGGAAAAATCTGGGCGGAAAGCGGAACCGGTAAAGGAAGCAGATTTCTGTTTACTCTTCCGGCAGGCAGCTCAGAGATAGCAACCGCATCGTGA